The following are from one region of the Veillonella nakazawae genome:
- a CDS encoding lysophospholipid acyltransferase family protein — MNKFSTWLWRTAFWLRYKVGYGLKVYGRDNFPMEGPVIVVPNHLSNNDPPICGYALPRHVHFMAKQELFVNPISRFFCTWLGAFPLNRGAIDKVAIRHALGLLKDNKVLGIFAEGNRQKSGKLGRFHDGAASIALRTGIGITPVAIIGSHNMKKNQVACIIGKQVPVNKAKPTPEAIKEVNDRVKGEIQRMIDSYHENRIEETLWK, encoded by the coding sequence ATGAATAAATTTTCTACATGGCTTTGGCGTACTGCCTTTTGGTTGCGCTATAAAGTCGGTTATGGACTAAAGGTATATGGGCGTGATAATTTTCCTATGGAAGGTCCCGTTATTGTTGTACCAAATCATTTGAGTAACAATGATCCGCCTATCTGTGGCTATGCATTACCTAGACATGTACATTTCATGGCGAAACAGGAATTATTTGTGAATCCCATTTCTCGATTTTTCTGTACATGGCTTGGTGCATTTCCACTAAATCGCGGTGCTATCGACAAGGTAGCTATACGTCATGCCTTAGGATTATTGAAAGACAATAAGGTGCTAGGGATATTTGCTGAAGGAAACCGTCAAAAGAGCGGTAAGCTTGGAAGATTTCATGATGGCGCAGCATCAATTGCATTGCGTACAGGCATTGGTATAACACCAGTTGCTATTATTGGATCTCATAATATGAAGAAAAATCAAGTAGCTTGTATTATTGGTAAACAAGTTCCTGTAAATAAAGCTAAACCAACACCTGAAGCAATCAAAGAGGTTAATGATCGTGTTAAAGGTGAAATTCAACGCATGATAGATTCGTATCATGAAAATCGTATAGAGGAGACTTTATGGAAATAA
- the cmk gene encoding (d)CMP kinase, with the protein MNTKKIAIAIDGPAGAGKSSISKVVANELGYLYIDTGAMYRGVTWAVLDSHVNVNNQKDVESLLPSLDLTLEPTANACKVFVKGQDVTDLIRQQQINENVSTIASYKGVREYLVERQQAMAAVGGVILDGRDIGSVVLPKAELKIYLTASVDARAKRRWLEVQGTSNEQSLEDIKKNVESRDEMDKNRDESPLVCVEDAIVVDSSNMTFDETVEHILHLVQERI; encoded by the coding sequence ATGAATACTAAAAAAATTGCCATTGCTATTGATGGTCCTGCAGGGGCTGGTAAAAGTAGTATTTCAAAAGTAGTGGCCAATGAATTGGGTTATTTATATATTGATACAGGCGCTATGTATCGAGGTGTAACATGGGCGGTTCTCGATAGCCATGTTAATGTGAACAATCAAAAAGATGTAGAATCATTGCTCCCTTCATTAGATTTAACATTAGAGCCTACTGCAAATGCTTGTAAAGTATTTGTAAAAGGTCAAGACGTGACAGATCTAATTCGACAACAACAAATCAATGAGAATGTATCGACTATTGCTTCTTATAAAGGTGTTCGTGAATACTTAGTTGAACGCCAACAAGCTATGGCTGCTGTTGGTGGTGTTATTTTAGATGGTCGCGATATAGGTTCTGTTGTACTACCAAAGGCTGAGTTGAAGATATATTTAACAGCATCTGTAGATGCACGAGCAAAACGTAGATGGCTTGAAGTTCAAGGTACTTCTAATGAACAATCATTAGAAGACATTAAAAAGAATGTTGAAAGTCGCGATGAAATGGATAAAAATCGCGATGAATCTCCACTGGTGTGCGTTGAGGATGCTATTGTTGTGGATTCTAGTAACATGACGTTTGATGAAACAGTGGAACATATATTACATCTAGTACAGGAGCGAATCTAA